The genomic window GGCGTCGTGGGGGTAATGCACCTGGAGGTTCTCGAAAGGCTCAAGCTCCGGAACAGCCGGTTTGCGCGGGACAAAAGCACCGACACCAGCGGCTACAAACAAGGCCTTGGCGATGAATGTGGTACCAGCGTCGGTAATTAGGTGCAAACGACCATCCTCCAAACGGGTGACCGATTCGACCAACTGGGAGAAATGCATCTGCGCCTGAAAAGGCGCTATCTGCTGCAGCAGACTTTGCGTGAGGCCGCGGCCGGTGGTGACCGGTGTGCCGGGGATGTCGTAGATCGGCTTGTCGGCATAAAGCTCCATGCACTGGCCGCCAGCGTAAGGCAGGGCATCAATGACATGGGCCTGCACTTCGTGCAGGCCCAGTTGGAACACTTGGAACAGGCCTACCGGGCCTGCTCCGATGACGACGGCATCGGCTTCAATCACAGGGGCAGCCATGCCGAATTTGTGATCAGCGGATCAGCTGCGACAGCTTGCCGGTCTTGTCTTTCCAGTCGTCCGCATCTGCCAATGGTGCCTTGCGCTTGGTAATGCTCTTCCAGCCGGGCAGGCGGGCGAGCTCTGCGTTCAGGGCAATCATGTGCTGCTGGTCCTTGGGTGCGTCTTCTTCCGCGTAGATCGCGTTGGCTGGGCACTCGGGAATGCAGACGGCGCAGTCGATGCATTCATCGGGGTCGATCGTCAGGAAATTGGGGCCTTCGCGGAAGCAATCCACGGGGCACACGTCCACGCAGTCGGTGTATTTGCACTTGATACAGGCTTCGGTGACGATGTGTGTCATGTTGTTTGAGAGCAGTAAATAAGAGGGCGGGCACATAAATGCCAAGCCCTTGATTTTATTGGGTTTTGCAGACGCCCC from Rhodoferax potami includes these protein-coding regions:
- the fdxA gene encoding ferredoxin FdxA — encoded protein: MTHIVTEACIKCKYTDCVDVCPVDCFREGPNFLTIDPDECIDCAVCIPECPANAIYAEEDAPKDQQHMIALNAELARLPGWKSITKRKAPLADADDWKDKTGKLSQLIR